One region of Catenuloplanes indicus genomic DNA includes:
- a CDS encoding ABC transporter permease has translation MTVSAYPPQVADLLPRAQELVASLGVLPSENRIKNELKVGRPKAKAIRAALEQETTPAEPEPEQTPEDAAPDPVPAVDEPETVPTPVREAAPVTVETIEQRAAVADPVPAAETVRRRAVPSWPVLILALPAFAAVWSGWVGLGEMTGFGVVHPLPGIADGFSLNTAITLPIGVETYAAYALRVWLSGHGNAVARRFAKWSAIGSLILGALGQVAYHHMEAAGVTHAPWQITTVVACLPVAVLGMGAALAHLNHDGRS, from the coding sequence ATGACCGTTTCCGCGTACCCGCCTCAGGTGGCAGACCTGCTTCCCCGCGCTCAGGAACTGGTCGCGTCGCTGGGTGTCCTGCCGTCCGAGAACCGGATCAAGAACGAGCTGAAGGTGGGCCGGCCGAAGGCAAAGGCGATCCGCGCGGCGCTGGAGCAGGAGACCACGCCGGCCGAGCCCGAGCCGGAGCAGACGCCGGAGGATGCGGCGCCGGACCCGGTTCCGGCGGTGGACGAGCCGGAGACCGTACCAACTCCGGTCCGTGAGGCGGCGCCGGTGACGGTGGAGACGATCGAGCAGCGTGCGGCGGTCGCAGACCCGGTTCCGGCCGCTGAGACCGTGCGGCGTCGGGCGGTGCCGTCCTGGCCGGTGCTGATCCTCGCGCTGCCCGCGTTCGCGGCTGTCTGGTCGGGATGGGTCGGGCTCGGGGAGATGACCGGGTTCGGGGTGGTGCACCCGCTTCCGGGGATCGCGGACGGGTTCAGCCTGAACACCGCGATCACGCTCCCGATCGGCGTCGAGACCTACGCGGCGTACGCGCTGCGGGTCTGGCTCTCCGGGCACGGCAACGCCGTGGCGCGACGGTTCGCGAAGTGGTCCGCGATCGGCTCGCTGATCCTCGGGGCGCTCGGCCAGGTCGCCTACCACCACATGGAAGCCGCAGGCGTCACGCACGCACCGTGGCAGATCACGACCGTGGTCGCCTGTCTGCCCGTGGCGGTGCTCGGGATGGGCGCGGCGCTGGCGCACCTGAATCACGACGGACGTTCTTAG
- a CDS encoding DUF6284 family protein has protein sequence MAPNEWLNDIDGPTPAELAAIGAEEPLISAEVALLDAQIRVFCADGGPTELDWHRLRVAEKRVAREALALHRRYPDSAELRWAA, from the coding sequence TTGGCACCGAACGAATGGCTCAACGACATCGATGGGCCGACACCGGCCGAACTCGCGGCCATCGGGGCGGAAGAGCCGCTGATCAGCGCGGAGGTCGCGTTGCTGGACGCGCAGATCCGCGTGTTCTGCGCGGACGGCGGTCCGACCGAGCTGGACTGGCACCGGCTGAGGGTCGCGGAGAAGCGGGTCGCTCGGGAGGCGCTGGCGCTGCACCGGCGGTACCCGGACAGCGCGGAGTTGAGGTGGGCGGCGTGA